The Lysinibacillus timonensis nucleotide sequence CTTCTACGAGACACTTCATCAACCCTTCTCCATCGTTTTGTCCCATAGAACCCTTCTACGAAACATTTCGTCAACCCATCTCCATCGTTTTGTCCCATAGAACCCTTCTACGAAACATTTCCCACTTGCTTCCCCATCGTTTTGTCCCATAGAACGCTCCTACGAGACACTTCGTCAACCCTTCTCCATCGTTTTGTCCCATAGAACCCTTCTACGAAACATTTCCCACTTGCTTCTCCATCGTTTTGTCCTATAGAACGCTCCTACGAAACATTTCGCCAACCCATCTCCATCGTTTTGTCCCATAGAACGCTCCTACGAGACACTTCGTCACCGTTTCTTCATCGTTCTGTCCCATAGAACGCTCCTACGAGACACTTCGTCAACCCTTCTCAATCGTTCTGTCCCATAGAACCCTTCTACGAAACATTTCCCACTTGCTTCCCCATCGTTTTGTCCCATAGAACGCTCCTACGAGACACTTCGTCAACCCTTCTCCATCGTTTTGTCCCATAGAACCCTTCTACGAAACATTTCCCACTTGCTTCTCCATCGTTTTGTCCTATAGAACGCTCCTACGAAACATTTCGTCAACCCATCTCCATCGTTTTGTCCCATAGAACGCTCCTACGAGACACTTCGTCACCGTTTCTTCATCGTTCTGTCCCATAGAACGCTCCTACGAGACACTTCGTCAACCCTTCTCCATCGTTTTGTCCCATAGAACCCTTCTACGAAACATTTCCCACTTGCTTCCCCATCGTTTTGTCCCATAGAACGCTTCTACGAAACATTTCGTCAACCCTTCTTCATCGTTTTGTCCCATAGAACCCTTCTACGAAACATTTCCCACTTGCTTCTCCATCGTTTTGTCCTATAGAACGCTCCTACGAAACATTTCGTCAACCCATCTCCATCGTTTTGTCCCATAGAACGCTCCTACGAGACACTTCGTCACCGTTTCTTCATCGTTCTGTCCCATAGAACGCTCCTACGAAACATTTCGTCAACCCATCTCCATCGTTTTGTCCCATAGAACGCTCCTACGAGACACTTCGTCAACCCTTCTCCATCGTTTTGTCCCATAGAACCCTTCTACGAAACATTTCCCACTTGCTTCTCCATCGTTTTGTCCTATAGAACGCTCCTACGAAACATTTCCCACTTGCTTCCCCATCGTTATGTCCCATAGAACGCTCCTACGAGACACTTCGTCAACCCTTCTTCATCGTTTTGTCCCATAGAACCCTTCTACGAAACATTTCCCACTTGCTTCCCCATCGTTTTGTCCCATAGAAAGCTCCTACGAGACACTTCGTCACCGTTTCTTCATCGTTCTGTCCCATAGAACCCTTCTACGAAACATTTCCCACTTGCTTCTCCATCGTTTTGTCCCATAGAAAGCTCCTACGAGACACTTCGTCAACCCTTCTCCATCGTTTTGTCCCATAGAACGCTCTCACAAACCATTTCGAACGTGCCCTCTAAGTAGCGCCTCTTCCAACGTCTATTGGAATAATCATTCAGAACTTTAATACTCATCTAAACGAAAAGGACTTAATTATCCTTAGCTCTACCAGTATTGCTCCATTAGACACCTGTGCAAAGCTTAAGCACACTACACTTGCTATTTTAACTATACTAAAACGCCAACAAGACCTACAGAACTTAACTCTCCAATATAGATATCCCGTACAAGATTGTATTTTGCACTTTATCATCCACTATTTACCTACCCCATGATGCTCCAATATATCAGTCAACTCAACTCCGGTCATCTTCCTTCCCACCAAAAACAAAAAAACAAAAAAACAAAAAACCCACTACCGAAATAGTGAGTCCGAAATCGATTATATCTTTATCCATTTTGCCATTGTGCAATATCGTTCTTTTTTCTCTCCGCCATTTCTTCAGCGGTGAAAATGATTCGCATCGGGTTTCCACCACACATTGCCCCGGCTGGAACATCTTTATGAACCAATGTTGCAGCCGACACAATTGCCCCATCACCAATTTCAACACCAGGTAATATGGTAGAATTAGCACCAATCATTACATTGCTACCAATTTTCACATCGCCGAGTCGATATTCATCTATTAAATATTCGTGTGCTAAAATTGTCGTGTTAAACCCTATAATAGAATTTTCGCCAATCGAGATTCGTTCAGGAAACATTGTGTCAGGCATTACCATTAAGGCCAACGATGTTTTATCGCCAATTTTCATCTTTAAAAAGGTACGGTACATCCAATTTTTCCAACTCATAAATGGCGTAATACGGCCAATTTGAACAAATATAAAGCATTTCATTACCTTCCAAAACGAAACAGTTCTATAAACATGCCATAATGAATTTGCTCCTTCTACCTTATATCGTTCCGTCCTTCTCATATTATTAAGACTCCTTCACAATCGTCAATAAGTCAGACATATGTTGAAGAATATAATCTGGATTAAATTGTTTTAAAAACGCTTCACCTTTTAATGACCACGCAACTCCTGCAGTTTTGACACCTGCATTTTTCCCCGCTTCAATATCATGATAATTATCTCCAATCATCATGGTCTCTTCTTTGGCAACTCCTAATTTTTCAAGAGCTAACAAAACAGGTTCTGGATCCGGTTTAACGTGTTTCACATCTTCAAGACCTACCAAAAATTCAAATAAATGATTAGCACCCATTAAGTTTAATCCACGTTCAATTGTGTCTCTTCTTTTCGTAGATACAATTGCTAAGCGTATTCCTAAACGTTTCAATTGCTCTAATGTTTCAATAACCCCTTCATATTCCGTCACCAATTCATCATGGTGTTCGTGATTCCACTGACGGTATTTCAAAACCATGTCGTCTACTTCATTAGGAGTAATTTGTTCAAACGTTTCGGTTAATGAAGGTCCAATAAATTGGATACAATCATCAGGTGTATATTTTCCGGGAAATTTCTCCTCTAAAACATGCATAAATGTTTGAATGATGAGATCATTTGTATTGAGTAATGTTCCATCAAAATCAAATAACAAAGCTTTCATTAATCTGTAACTCCTTTTATTGGTTTCAGGAATCATCTGCTTTAAACTAATTATTTATCTTTATATCGAACGATTGGGCGAACTTTTACTCGTCGATAAATAATGACAACAATCCCAATTACAACTCCTAATATTGACACAAACTGAGCAGTTCGAATATCTAAACCGAATAAAAATAAGCTGTCTGTACGCATACCTTCGATAAAGAAACGTCCAATTGAGTACCAAATTACATAGGTGAAGAAAATTTCACCGCGTTGTAAATTCACTTTTCTTAAAATTAATAAAAGAATAAGTCCTAATACATTCCACAACGATTCATAAAGAAAAGTTGGGTGTACATGTGTACCAAGCTCTTCTATATACATTTGATCAATAATCCAATTTGGAAGCATTAAACTGCGTAGAAATTCTTCAGATACAGGGCCACCATATGCTTCTTGATTCATAAAGTTACCCCAACGACCAACAATTTGGCCAATTAAAATACTTGGTGCTGCAATATCTGCAACTTTTAAAAAACTAATTCCTTTTTTACGACAAAATACTAATGCCGTAATGATAGCCCCAATTAATGCACCATGAATCGCGATACCGCCATTCCAAATTTGTATAATTTTATCGGGGTTAGCACCATAGTAATCCCACTCCATTGCTACATAATAAATACGGGCACTAATGATGGAAATTGGTATTGCCCAAATGAGCAAATCAGCGAAAAAGTCCTTTGGTAAACCTCGCTTTGTCGCTTCACTTTGACCAACGATATAGGCTAGTACAATACCACTGGCAATCAATATCCCATACCAACGCACTTCAATACTTCCAATTGAAAAGGCAACTGGATTAATATCTAACAACAACAAATTCATTTGTTTTCTCCTCTCTAAGTAGAAGCATACTCATTCGAACTTAATAGTCTTCTAGTTCATCTTGAATCGATATTACTTCATCTAAACGACGTGAAAATTCTTGAGCCGCATTGACACCTAACTTTTTCAAGCGATAATTCATTGCTGCTACTTCAATAATTACGGATACGTTACGACCTGGCTGTACTGGAATTGTCAGCTTAGTAATTTCTGTATCAATAATTTTCATTTTTTCTTCATCTAAACCAAGACGATCATATACCTTATCTGGGTCCCAGTTTTCGAGTTCCACAATAAGTGTAATACGTTTTTGAGGACGGACAGCACTTGCACCAAATAGTGTCATAATATCAATAATGCCGATACCCCGAATTTCTAACAGATGTTCTAAAAGTGGTGGCGGACTACCGATTAACAGATCCTCTGCTTCCTGACGTATTTCCACACAGTCATCTGCTACTAAACGGTGTCCTTTTTTAATTAATTCTAGTGCAGTTTCACTTTTCCCTACTCCGCTTTTCCCTATAATAAGGACTCCGATTCCATAAACGTCCACTAATACACCGTGCATAGCCGCCATAGGAGCCAATTTACTTTCTAAAAAGTTCGTTAGCCTACTTGAAAATCGAGTTGTTTTCATTGGTGTTAAAAGTACTGGTACACTATTTTCATTTGAAGCTTCAATTAACTCTTCCGGGACATCCAATCCACGCGAAATAATAATTGCAGGTGTTTCTTGAGAACAAAGTTTTAACATACGTTCTTTTTTTAAATTGGATGGAAGCATTTCAAAAAATGATAGTTCTGTTCTACCAACTAATTGTACACGGTTTGCGGGGTAATGTGTAAAATAACCTGCCATTTCTAAACCAGGGCGTGAAAGATCGCTAGTCGTAATATATCGACCAATTCCTTCATTACCACTAACTAATGTTAATTTGAATTTTTCCATAACATCTTTTGTCGTAACTTGAATCATTCTTAACACCCCTTACCTTTTTTGACAATACTGTACTTATTTTAGCATGTTATGTAAGAAAATAAATCTATCTATAAAGGATTTTCATGAGAAAGACAATACAACATCCAAATTTCAGCTGTCCATCAATAGGAACGAATAGAAAAAACGGCAAAATCACAGTAGATTTTGCCGCTCCATCATGTATTACTATTATTTTAATGTAGCTAAATAAGCTGCTGCCGCTTCTGCTTCCTCGCCTTTAACTACGCCAGGAGGCATTCCGCCTTTACCGTTATTGATAATTTCTAAAATCTCTTCTTCCGAATAACGAGAACCAACGTTATTTAACGCTGGGAAATTACCCATACCTTCTAAGTTTTGACCATGACATGAGATACATGCTTTTTCAACAACTGCTTGTCCGTCTGCTACAGCTGCATCATTTGTTGCGCCATCATCTGTAGTACCGTTAGCAGTACCATCAGTTTCTCCGTCATTTGTTGTGTTCTCATCTGTAGTATTTGTTTGTTCAGTCGTTGTACCTGTGTCAGTAGCTTGGTCATCCCCGCCACCACAAGCAGCTAGAAAGATTGCTGAACCAAATACTAGTGCAAGTAATGCTTTTTTCATTTATAACCCTCCAGTGTATATTATTTCTAAATCATTATAACCCTTTTTTGAAATCATTTTCCTCATTTCACAAATCTTTAATATTTCCGTCAAAAATTATTATTAATTGATAATAATTTCTTTACGGACGTATCGATTTAGAATAAGACATCAAAAAAGTATCACTGCGATATTCAGTTACTTTATTTTTTTCTTAAATACAAAGTTTTATTCATGATTTCTTTGTTATATACAAATAATA carries:
- a CDS encoding DapH/DapD/GlmU-related protein — translated: MRRTERYKVEGANSLWHVYRTVSFWKVMKCFIFVQIGRITPFMSWKNWMYRTFLKMKIGDKTSLALMVMPDTMFPERISIGENSIIGFNTTILAHEYLIDEYRLGDVKIGSNVMIGANSTILPGVEIGDGAIVSAATLVHKDVPAGAMCGGNPMRIIFTAEEMAERKKNDIAQWQNG
- the ppaX gene encoding pyrophosphatase PpaX; the encoded protein is MKALLFDFDGTLLNTNDLIIQTFMHVLEEKFPGKYTPDDCIQFIGPSLTETFEQITPNEVDDMVLKYRQWNHEHHDELVTEYEGVIETLEQLKRLGIRLAIVSTKRRDTIERGLNLMGANHLFEFLVGLEDVKHVKPDPEPVLLALEKLGVAKEETMMIGDNYHDIEAGKNAGVKTAGVAWSLKGEAFLKQFNPDYILQHMSDLLTIVKES
- the lgt gene encoding prolipoprotein diacylglyceryl transferase: MNLLLLDINPVAFSIGSIEVRWYGILIASGIVLAYIVGQSEATKRGLPKDFFADLLIWAIPISIISARIYYVAMEWDYYGANPDKIIQIWNGGIAIHGALIGAIITALVFCRKKGISFLKVADIAAPSILIGQIVGRWGNFMNQEAYGGPVSEEFLRSLMLPNWIIDQMYIEELGTHVHPTFLYESLWNVLGLILLLILRKVNLQRGEIFFTYVIWYSIGRFFIEGMRTDSLFLFGLDIRTAQFVSILGVVIGIVVIIYRRVKVRPIVRYKDK
- the hprK gene encoding HPr(Ser) kinase/phosphatase, whose amino-acid sequence is MIQVTTKDVMEKFKLTLVSGNEGIGRYITTSDLSRPGLEMAGYFTHYPANRVQLVGRTELSFFEMLPSNLKKERMLKLCSQETPAIIISRGLDVPEELIEASNENSVPVLLTPMKTTRFSSRLTNFLESKLAPMAAMHGVLVDVYGIGVLIIGKSGVGKSETALELIKKGHRLVADDCVEIRQEAEDLLIGSPPPLLEHLLEIRGIGIIDIMTLFGASAVRPQKRITLIVELENWDPDKVYDRLGLDEEKMKIIDTEITKLTIPVQPGRNVSVIIEVAAMNYRLKKLGVNAAQEFSRRLDEVISIQDELEDY
- the cccB gene encoding cytochrome c551; this encodes MKKALLALVFGSAIFLAACGGGDDQATDTGTTTEQTNTTDENTTNDGETDGTANGTTDDGATNDAAVADGQAVVEKACISCHGQNLEGMGNFPALNNVGSRYSEEEILEIINNGKGGMPPGVVKGEEAEAAAAYLATLK